A window of the Gemmatirosa kalamazoonensis genome harbors these coding sequences:
- a CDS encoding YbdD/YjiX family protein, with amino-acid sequence MLHRAARLLRAIVGAPDYERYVAHVHAHHPGCTPMTRDEFARERLAARYDRPGARCC; translated from the coding sequence ATGCTGCACCGCGCCGCGCGGCTGCTGCGCGCGATCGTCGGCGCCCCCGACTACGAGCGCTACGTCGCCCACGTGCACGCGCACCACCCGGGCTGCACCCCGATGACGCGCGACGAGTTCGCGCGCGAGCGCCTCGCGGCGCGCTACGACCGGCCGGGGGCGCGCTGCTGCTGA